Proteins encoded in a region of the Acidobacteriota bacterium genome:
- the fdhD gene encoding formate dehydrogenase accessory sulfurtransferase FdhD has protein sequence MKFDSSVASVNSVARTDVHRVVGESRAKALDDLAIEEPLEIRLGFHDAKHRAVSITMRTPGEDAELAAGFLFTEGIVKVPEHIKKIHHCGRLGVPASTGKIPTDELTKAGIPNSNTIRVDLAEGATVDIKKLERHFYTTSSCGVCGKSSIEALRTEAKPIAANCLRVSADLIHSLPNKLRGSQNVFDRTGGLHASALFDSDGRLDIVREDVGRHNALDKVIGRKFLDGEVPLGERVLLVSGRASFELVQKALVAGIPILAAVGAPSSLAVELAREYGMTLAGFVRDGRFNVYCGGERIPANS, from the coding sequence ATGAAGTTCGATTCCTCAGTGGCCTCGGTGAACTCTGTGGCACGAACCGATGTGCATCGCGTTGTTGGGGAATCGAGGGCGAAAGCCTTGGACGATCTCGCGATAGAAGAGCCGCTTGAGATTCGCCTCGGGTTTCATGACGCGAAGCATCGTGCGGTCTCGATCACGATGCGGACGCCGGGCGAAGATGCCGAGCTTGCCGCCGGGTTTCTGTTCACCGAAGGGATCGTCAAAGTCCCCGAACATATCAAAAAGATCCATCATTGCGGAAGGCTCGGAGTTCCAGCTTCAACTGGCAAAATTCCGACCGACGAGCTAACTAAAGCTGGAATTCCAAATTCAAACACGATCCGCGTCGATCTCGCTGAAGGTGCTACGGTCGATATCAAAAAGCTCGAACGGCATTTTTACACGACATCAAGCTGCGGCGTCTGCGGCAAGTCTTCGATCGAGGCACTTCGCACCGAAGCGAAGCCGATCGCCGCGAACTGCCTTCGCGTTTCGGCTGATCTGATCCACTCTTTGCCAAACAAACTCCGCGGATCGCAAAATGTGTTTGACCGCACCGGCGGGCTGCATGCCTCGGCGTTGTTCGATTCTGATGGCAGGCTCGACATCGTCCGCGAAGATGTCGGCCGCCATAACGCACTCGATAAGGTGATCGGCAGAAAGTTTCTTGATGGCGAAGTACCGCTCGGCGAACGCGTCCTGCTCGTCAGCGGCCGTGCGAGTTTCGAGCTTGTTCAGAAAGCACTAGTCGCCGGCATTCCGATCCTCGCCGCGGTCGGTGCGCCCTCGAGCCTCGCGGTCGAACTCGCCCGCGAATACGGAATGACGCTGGCCGGCTTCGTACGCGATGGCCGGTTCAACGTTTATTGCGGCGGCGAACGCATTCCTGCTAATAGCTGA
- the fahA gene encoding fumarylacetoacetase, whose amino-acid sequence MYEINETHDPNLKSWVESANDPNTDFPIQNLPFCNFRHKTSEFGSRIGVRIGDQIVDLVEYAGANPSSWWSTDLQEWKLDDPRRLSAGASAEIRRDLLKGLESGASEDSRNRLENVLLSADEVEYFPTFAIGDYTDFYCSIYHATNVGSMFRPDNPLLPNYKYIPIGYHGRASSIVISGTDIKRPRGQNRSDAEKPPVFIPAKNLDYEMELGFFVGKGNELGEPINISEAEEHIFGVCLVNDWSARDIQAWEYQPLGPFLSKSFATTISPYVVTMEALAPFRTPAFERDPDDPQPLEYLSDERNQKLGGLDINLEVYIQTEKMRNENIEPHLLSRSNPKDLYWTIGQMLTHHASNGCNLQTGDLMATGTVSGKEKSERGCLLEMTWRGTEPIDLPSGEQRRFLEDGDEVIMKGYCEREGFRRIGLGECRGRILPAD is encoded by the coding sequence ATGTACGAGATAAACGAAACACATGACCCGAATCTGAAGAGCTGGGTCGAATCCGCCAACGACCCGAATACGGATTTTCCTATACAGAATTTGCCGTTTTGTAACTTTCGCCACAAAACTTCGGAGTTTGGAAGCCGTATCGGAGTGCGAATAGGCGATCAAATTGTCGATTTGGTCGAATATGCCGGTGCAAATCCCAGCAGCTGGTGGAGCACGGATTTGCAGGAATGGAAGCTTGATGACCCGCGTCGTTTGTCTGCGGGTGCCTCTGCGGAAATTCGACGAGATTTATTGAAGGGACTCGAATCGGGAGCGTCGGAGGATTCGAGAAACAGACTGGAAAACGTATTACTTTCGGCTGATGAAGTCGAGTATTTTCCAACGTTTGCCATCGGTGATTACACTGATTTCTATTGCTCGATCTATCATGCGACGAATGTTGGGTCGATGTTTCGGCCGGACAATCCGCTTTTGCCGAATTACAAATACATCCCGATCGGGTATCACGGGCGGGCTTCGTCGATCGTGATATCAGGAACCGATATCAAGCGGCCGCGGGGCCAGAACCGGAGCGATGCGGAAAAGCCGCCGGTCTTCATCCCGGCGAAAAATCTCGATTACGAGATGGAGCTCGGGTTCTTTGTTGGCAAGGGAAATGAGCTTGGGGAGCCGATCAATATCAGCGAAGCCGAAGAACATATTTTCGGCGTTTGTCTGGTCAATGACTGGTCGGCCCGCGACATACAGGCCTGGGAATATCAGCCGCTCGGGCCATTTCTTTCGAAGAGCTTTGCGACGACCATCTCGCCGTATGTCGTTACAATGGAGGCACTTGCACCGTTTCGCACGCCTGCTTTCGAACGCGATCCCGATGACCCGCAGCCGCTCGAATATCTCAGCGACGAGCGGAATCAGAAGCTCGGCGGGCTAGATATCAACCTCGAGGTTTACATCCAGACCGAAAAGATGCGGAATGAGAACATCGAGCCGCATCTGCTCTCGCGGTCGAACCCGAAAGACCTCTACTGGACGATCGGCCAGATGCTAACGCACCACGCCTCGAATGGCTGCAACCTGCAGACCGGCGATCTGATGGCGACCGGCACCGTCAGCGGGAAAGAAAAAAGCGAACGCGGCTGCCTGCTCGAAATGACCTGGCGCGGAACCGAGCCGATCGATCTGCCCTCGGGCGAACAGCGGCGTTTTCTCGAGGACGGCGACGAAGTGATTATGAAGGGCTACTGCGAACGCGAAGGGTTTCGCCGTATAGGCCTAGGCGAATGCCGCGGACGCATCCTCCCTGCAGATTAA